A portion of the Acidobacteriaceae bacterium genome contains these proteins:
- a CDS encoding cohesin domain-containing protein, with the protein MNKLKMRYAAAGFGLALAMIAAAPSAHAQSASKWNKRGQAAEARDNYDEAFEDFRQAHLKKPGDLRYKARFERLRFEAANQHLDRGRVLRQSGDNAAAMVEFQRALQIDPSNEAAAQELNMVAKPAIPTGGAGVAPSANGAPLTASGAVLGTPGAALEPLDNEQIPHQVQVQRDIASMSSPIALKAVSDDPITLHMVEDTKIIYQAIGKAAGLNVIFDPDYTSKRIPVDLTGVSLADALRIVGTLAGTFWKPVTSNTIFVAQNNRTKRTDLDDLAVQTFYLTNVSQQNDANEVLVALRNLLDPSIKIYLVASQNAIVMRASPDQLVLAEKLINDLDRARAEVVIDVAVLEVSRQKERNLGITLPTSIGLTPQYSNANVSTSTSTTTTTSTTAGFTLNTLANLNATNFAVTLSGGTVNALLSDADTRILQNPRIRATDGQRSTLKIGSKIPVATGSYSSTLSTTTSLGVQTQFTYLDVGVNIDITPTVHYDREISLKLKVEISSQNGSSTISGVTEPIIAQRVSEQVIQLKDGEPSLLAGLFQQQDTNSISGTPGLGELPILKYFFSSNDKVRQEDEIVFLLIPHIVRESVLTYENTRPIYTGTANSVELIRRDPSEVLAAMAAAQNARSAAQAAASNTSSANAASAMMGQLAAQAHPLSPGAVAPSAAATAAAQIAATPGAIAPPVSLTVVPAVANQTVGSTFQVALLAANAKDLYSVPVQLQFDPKVLQLVNVDLGDLLGRDGQAAALVHRDEGNGAVTISASRPPGVRGVDGQGSIATMTFRAIGKGDATISLVRIGAKNSAGANVPTVGTQGLVHVR; encoded by the coding sequence ATGAACAAGTTGAAAATGCGCTACGCAGCAGCAGGATTCGGGCTGGCGTTGGCGATGATAGCGGCTGCGCCCTCAGCGCACGCGCAGTCGGCCTCGAAGTGGAACAAGCGTGGCCAGGCGGCCGAAGCTCGTGACAACTATGACGAGGCGTTTGAAGATTTCCGTCAGGCGCACCTGAAAAAGCCCGGCGATCTTCGCTACAAGGCCCGCTTCGAGCGTCTTCGTTTCGAAGCCGCCAACCAGCATCTTGACCGCGGTCGCGTCCTGCGGCAGTCGGGCGACAACGCTGCCGCGATGGTCGAATTCCAGCGCGCGCTGCAGATTGACCCGAGCAATGAAGCCGCCGCCCAGGAACTGAATATGGTGGCGAAGCCTGCGATTCCGACAGGTGGAGCAGGCGTAGCGCCCTCTGCGAACGGAGCGCCTTTGACCGCCTCCGGCGCCGTGCTGGGCACGCCCGGAGCTGCGCTCGAGCCACTGGATAATGAGCAGATCCCTCACCAGGTTCAGGTGCAGCGCGACATCGCGTCCATGTCGTCGCCGATCGCTCTGAAGGCCGTGTCCGATGATCCGATTACGCTCCACATGGTGGAAGACACCAAGATCATCTACCAGGCCATCGGCAAAGCCGCTGGCCTGAACGTTATCTTTGACCCCGACTACACCTCCAAGCGCATTCCCGTGGACTTGACCGGGGTGTCGCTCGCGGACGCGTTGCGCATCGTGGGTACGCTCGCCGGTACGTTCTGGAAGCCGGTCACCTCGAACACCATCTTCGTGGCGCAGAACAACCGCACCAAGCGCACGGACCTCGACGACCTCGCTGTACAGACGTTTTATCTGACGAACGTATCGCAGCAGAACGACGCGAACGAAGTGCTGGTGGCCCTGCGTAACCTGCTCGATCCGTCGATCAAGATCTACCTTGTGGCAAGCCAGAATGCGATCGTGATGCGCGCTTCTCCCGACCAGCTTGTGCTGGCGGAAAAGCTGATCAACGATCTTGATCGCGCCCGCGCTGAAGTTGTGATCGACGTGGCCGTGCTGGAAGTCAGTCGCCAGAAGGAACGAAACCTCGGCATCACGCTGCCGACAAGCATCGGTCTGACACCGCAGTACTCGAACGCCAACGTTTCGACCTCCACCTCCACCACCACAACGACGTCGACGACCGCAGGCTTCACCCTGAACACGCTGGCCAACCTGAATGCGACGAACTTTGCCGTCACCTTGAGCGGAGGCACGGTCAACGCGCTGCTCTCGGATGCGGACACCCGCATTCTGCAGAATCCGCGTATTCGCGCCACCGATGGACAGCGTTCGACGCTGAAGATCGGCTCGAAGATTCCGGTTGCGACAGGCAGTTACAGTTCGACGCTCTCCACCACAACCTCGCTGGGCGTACAGACGCAGTTCACCTACCTCGACGTCGGTGTCAATATCGACATCACGCCGACGGTTCACTATGACCGCGAGATTTCCCTGAAGCTCAAGGTGGAAATCAGCTCGCAGAACGGTTCGTCCACCATCTCGGGTGTGACGGAACCGATCATTGCGCAGCGCGTGTCTGAGCAGGTGATTCAGTTGAAGGACGGTGAGCCCTCTCTGCTTGCCGGACTCTTCCAGCAGCAGGACACGAACTCGATCTCGGGTACGCCCGGTCTGGGTGAGCTCCCCATCCTCAAGTACTTCTTCTCCTCGAACGACAAGGTTCGCCAGGAAGACGAAATTGTCTTCCTGCTGATTCCGCACATCGTTCGTGAGTCGGTCCTGACGTACGAGAACACCCGCCCGATCTATACGGGAACGGCGAACTCGGTGGAACTGATCCGCCGCGATCCTTCGGAAGTGCTGGCTGCGATGGCTGCAGCTCAGAACGCACGCTCGGCGGCTCAGGCCGCTGCGTCGAACACCTCTTCGGCGAACGCCGCGTCCGCCATGATGGGGCAGCTGGCTGCACAGGCTCATCCGTTGAGCCCCGGCGCAGTCGCTCCTTCGGCTGCAGCGACTGCCGCCGCTCAGATCGCCGCTACTCCTGGAGCAATCGCTCCTCCGGTATCCCTGACGGTTGTTCCGGCTGTCGCGAACCAGACGGTTGGCTCGACCTTCCAGGTAGCGCTGCTGGCTGCGAACGCGAAGGATCTGTACAGCGTTCCGGTACAGCTTCAGTTTGATCCGAAAGTCTTGCAGCTGGTCAACGTCGACCTCGGCGACCTGCTGGGACGCGACGGACAGGCTGCGGCCCTGGTGCATCGTGATGAAGGCAACGGCGCTGTAACGATCTCGGCGTCACGTCCTCCGGGCGTGCGCGGTGTGGACGGTCAGGGCTCGATTGCCACGATGACCTTCCGCGCTATCGGCAAGGGCGACGCCACGATCAGCCTGGTGCGGATCGGTGCAAAGAACTCGGCTGGAGCCAACGTCCCGACGGTAGGCACGCAGGGTCTGGTACACGTTCGCTAA
- a CDS encoding type II secretion system protein produces the protein MSHHHNAKARTAKLAGRVGSSEAGVTLLELIIVVAMISILAGAALPLVKLQIKRSKERELRRDLWTMRAAIDAYKDAADKGGIQTKADSNNYPPDLETLVNGVDIQDHKVRFLREIPIDPMTKSTDWGMRSNQDDADSSSWGGQNVFDVYTKSDGTGLDGTKYSTW, from the coding sequence ATGAGTCATCATCACAATGCGAAGGCGCGGACCGCGAAGCTGGCGGGACGCGTCGGCTCGTCCGAAGCAGGTGTGACTCTGCTGGAGCTGATTATTGTTGTTGCGATGATCAGCATTCTGGCCGGGGCAGCACTGCCGCTGGTCAAGCTGCAGATCAAGCGCTCCAAGGAGCGCGAACTGCGGCGCGACCTCTGGACGATGCGCGCCGCCATTGACGCCTACAAGGATGCAGCCGACAAAGGTGGCATCCAGACCAAGGCAGATTCGAACAACTACCCACCTGACCTGGAGACGCTGGTCAACGGCGTCGATATTCAGGACCACAAGGTGCGGTTTCTCCGCGAAATTCCGATCGACCCGATGACGAAGTCGACGGACTGGGGAATGCGCTCAAACCAGGATGATGCCGATTCATCAAGCTGGGGCGGGCAGAACGTCTTCGACGTGTACACGAAGTCCGATGGCACAGGGCTGGACGGGACGAAGTACAGCACATGGTAA
- a CDS encoding prepilin-type N-terminal cleavage/methylation domain-containing protein, translating to MVKATPIRKQGSEAGFTLMELMIVMTIIGLLAAIAVPAYLNNVRRAKEAVLREDLHTMRQAIDSYTVDKEKAPQSLDDLVQGGYLKSMPIDPITNRTDTWITSQSDTLTSISETQGGIDDVHSGSQGLASDGTSYNTW from the coding sequence ATGGTAAAAGCAACGCCAATTCGCAAGCAGGGCAGTGAAGCGGGCTTTACGCTCATGGAACTGATGATCGTCATGACGATCATCGGGTTGCTGGCGGCGATCGCCGTACCCGCGTACCTGAACAACGTGCGCCGCGCCAAGGAAGCTGTTTTGCGGGAAGATCTGCACACCATGCGGCAGGCGATCGACAGCTACACCGTGGACAAAGAAAAAGCTCCACAGTCGCTGGACGACCTCGTGCAGGGTGGCTATCTGAAGTCCATGCCCATCGATCCGATCACAAACCGCACAGATACATGGATTACCAGCCAGTCGGACACGCTGACGAGCATCTCGGAGACGCAGGGTGGCATCGACGATGTGCACTCCGGCTCGCAGGGATTGGCCTCCGACGGCACGAGTTATAACACCTGGTAA
- a CDS encoding YncE family protein, whose product MFETSTHGATRSRAKISSAACGSMLAALLLAGCGNNYRPVVTGTSPVGPASQPVKYAVAVSDPGSSQSGLVTFVDFSGDTVITQPAVQTAPNYIVLNGSAETTASYGYTINAAGTLSEFGVSSPNTLLTSQILTSTLPTTATPTNIASISLLNSTGTVFVPEVGANLLASLTTTGQLVQEIATPARPQYIVGMNSTPRIYVLNANNTASSIEANATTGLTLTSNITVGTNPVYGIMTSDLRRAFVVNKGSQTVSVINVVNNALDSTTPTITIPTVTDSGGNNISTNPVWADINPLTNELVVLSAGDGTHGGMVSVFNIPLCSAAAQASNPTCNADNPVDGTNFGTLVSTVPVGVNPTQLQVLRDSTTPRAYVANSGNGSTNGSVSVVNLNTGVVSATIPTVADSTTLSTPSIFGVHPSTLAVTTGSPTGKVYVTSTDSRYLTIIETDDDTVFTHAPIYGTGVRVVVTAP is encoded by the coding sequence GTGTTTGAAACTTCCACCCATGGCGCGACTCGTTCGCGCGCGAAGATCTCTTCAGCGGCATGTGGCTCGATGCTGGCAGCTTTGCTGCTGGCCGGTTGCGGCAATAACTATCGCCCTGTCGTGACAGGTACCAGCCCCGTTGGCCCGGCGTCCCAGCCCGTAAAGTACGCTGTGGCTGTGTCTGACCCTGGTTCCTCGCAGTCGGGGCTTGTGACCTTTGTGGACTTCTCCGGCGATACGGTGATCACCCAGCCTGCGGTACAGACTGCGCCGAACTACATCGTGCTGAACGGCAGCGCAGAAACGACCGCATCGTATGGCTACACGATCAACGCTGCGGGCACGCTTTCGGAGTTTGGTGTTTCCAGCCCGAACACCCTGCTGACGAGCCAAATTCTTACCTCAACGCTGCCGACGACGGCGACGCCCACCAACATTGCCTCGATTTCGCTGCTGAACTCGACCGGAACGGTGTTTGTTCCGGAGGTCGGCGCGAATCTGCTGGCTTCGCTGACCACCACGGGACAGCTCGTTCAGGAGATCGCCACGCCTGCTCGCCCGCAGTATATCGTCGGCATGAACAGCACGCCGCGCATCTACGTTCTGAACGCAAACAACACCGCGAGCTCGATCGAAGCAAACGCAACGACCGGCCTGACCTTGACGTCGAACATCACCGTCGGCACGAACCCGGTGTACGGCATCATGACGAGCGACCTGCGTCGCGCGTTCGTGGTGAACAAGGGCTCGCAGACGGTCAGCGTGATCAATGTCGTGAACAACGCGTTGGACAGCACCACGCCGACGATCACCATTCCGACCGTGACCGATAGCGGCGGCAATAACATCTCCACGAACCCCGTCTGGGCGGACATCAACCCGTTGACCAATGAACTGGTTGTGCTCTCTGCCGGTGACGGAACGCACGGTGGCATGGTTTCGGTCTTCAACATCCCGCTCTGCTCGGCTGCGGCGCAGGCGTCGAACCCGACTTGTAACGCGGATAATCCTGTTGACGGAACGAACTTCGGTACGCTGGTGTCGACGGTTCCCGTTGGCGTGAATCCGACTCAGCTTCAGGTACTGCGTGATTCGACGACACCGCGTGCTTACGTGGCGAATTCGGGCAACGGTTCGACCAATGGCTCGGTGAGCGTGGTGAACCTGAATACCGGCGTGGTTTCGGCCACGATCCCTACGGTCGCAGACTCCACCACCCTGTCGACGCCTTCGATCTTCGGTGTACATCCCTCGACGCTGGCGGTAACCACCGGCTCACCGACGGGCAAGGTATACGTGACCTCGACGGACAGCCGCTACCTTACGATCATCGAGACCGATGACGATACGGTGTTCACGCACGCACCTATCTACGGCACTGGCGTTCGCGTCGTCGTGACAGCACCCTAA
- a CDS encoding anti-sigma factor, translating into MNTMTHLSQDDLALFALQLLEGEELENAIQHLERCEQCRQEVARFQGDLVGYALAQSELHTPPAAARERLMRRVAKEKKIALPVAVPRPAEPARAAVASLPAYEHSSASVPVAQPIPLPQERPATDTGELFLASRGRRIFESEPEEVEETRHGRNPVVSILGWTGWAIAAGMAVVAGLQFRERQSALGDLAAQQVKTQSVESSLTEAQTTLDTLTDAGAMQVSLHMLVNGQPEPPKPEGHAAYIAGKGSLVFIASHLQPIDPNKTYQLWLLPADGQNPVPAGTFRPDSRGIATVVMPEIPKGIAAKGFGVTVEEQGGSKTPTPPIILAGM; encoded by the coding sequence ATGAACACGATGACTCATTTATCTCAGGATGATCTTGCCCTTTTCGCCTTGCAGCTTCTGGAAGGTGAAGAGCTCGAAAACGCGATTCAGCACCTCGAGCGTTGCGAGCAGTGCCGCCAGGAGGTGGCACGCTTTCAGGGTGATCTCGTAGGCTACGCGCTGGCGCAAAGCGAGTTGCATACTCCGCCTGCGGCTGCGCGTGAACGGCTGATGCGTCGCGTGGCCAAGGAAAAGAAGATTGCTCTGCCCGTAGCTGTCCCACGCCCTGCCGAGCCAGCGCGCGCGGCGGTTGCGTCTCTGCCAGCTTACGAACACTCTTCGGCGTCTGTTCCTGTGGCGCAGCCCATTCCTCTTCCCCAGGAACGCCCTGCCACTGATACCGGAGAGCTATTCCTCGCTTCTCGCGGCCGCCGCATCTTTGAAAGCGAGCCCGAGGAAGTGGAAGAGACTCGCCATGGCCGCAACCCCGTTGTTTCGATTCTCGGCTGGACAGGCTGGGCGATTGCGGCAGGTATGGCGGTCGTCGCAGGCTTGCAGTTCCGTGAACGCCAGTCAGCACTGGGCGATCTTGCGGCGCAGCAAGTCAAGACGCAAAGCGTCGAAAGCTCGCTCACCGAGGCGCAGACGACGCTGGATACGCTGACGGACGCTGGCGCGATGCAGGTTTCGCTCCACATGCTGGTGAATGGCCAACCGGAGCCACCGAAGCCCGAGGGCCACGCGGCTTACATCGCAGGCAAGGGTTCTCTGGTCTTCATCGCAAGCCATCTACAGCCCATCGACCCCAACAAGACGTACCAGTTGTGGCTGCTTCCCGCTGATGGGCAGAATCCGGTTCCAGCAGGCACGTTCCGGCCAGACTCCCGTGGCATTGCCACTGTCGTTATGCCAGAGATTCCGAAAGGCATTGCGGCGAAGGGCTTCGGCGTAACGGTCGAGGAACAAGGTGGCTCCAAGACGCCAACTCCGCCGATCATCCTCGCAGGCATGTAA
- a CDS encoding sigma-70 family RNA polymerase sigma factor encodes MNREFETTNPAADPSPNDDAQLLARVQRGDEAAMTALYDRYSRIVYSVSLRVLRDASAAEDVLQEIFMQVWRTPDSFTSARGSLVGWLAVVARNRSIDTLRRKRPTEQVEDVVLASPGNLAEESERSLMTERARVVIAQLPIEQRKTLEMAFFDGLTHTEIAEMTGDPLGTVKTRIRSALIVLRKAFAA; translated from the coding sequence ATGAACAGAGAGTTTGAAACGACAAACCCGGCGGCAGATCCTTCGCCTAACGACGACGCCCAGCTTCTGGCGCGCGTGCAGCGAGGTGATGAGGCTGCAATGACGGCTCTCTACGATCGCTACTCGCGCATCGTCTACTCCGTTTCGTTACGCGTCCTTCGCGACGCCTCTGCGGCGGAAGACGTGTTGCAGGAGATTTTCATGCAGGTATGGCGCACACCCGACAGCTTCACCTCCGCCCGCGGTAGTCTCGTGGGCTGGTTGGCTGTGGTCGCGCGCAACCGCTCCATTGATACTCTGCGGCGCAAACGGCCCACCGAACAGGTGGAGGACGTCGTGCTCGCAAGCCCCGGCAATCTTGCCGAAGAGAGCGAACGCTCACTGATGACGGAACGCGCTCGCGTTGTGATCGCTCAACTGCCAATAGAACAGCGCAAAACCCTTGAGATGGCGTTCTTCGATGGTCTGACCCACACCGAAATCGCGGAGATGACCGGCGACCCGCTGGGAACCGTCAAGACCCGCATCCGCAGCGCCTTGATCGTGCTGAGAAAGGCGTTTGCGGCATGA
- a CDS encoding TlyA family RNA methyltransferase, with the protein MPAPQAKLRLDKLLVERQLFSSRERAQAMILAGRVMVNEQKVDKPGAPVADDAVVRLLGDDMRYVSRGGLKLEGALKSFGISVEGRPCADIGASTGGFTDCMLQHGAPTVVAVDTGYGQIAHKLRVDTRVTLHEKTNARLLPAGALVTEPRVQFFAMDVSFISGTLVIPAVVRALAPAGERWQGEAVLLVKPQFEAGREHVGKGGIVRDPAAHQLAIERIRECVLELGGEAVALIDSPILGTEGNKEFLLHARFA; encoded by the coding sequence ATGCCTGCTCCGCAAGCAAAACTTCGATTAGACAAACTACTGGTAGAACGCCAGCTTTTTTCGAGCCGCGAACGCGCCCAGGCGATGATTCTTGCCGGTCGTGTCATGGTCAACGAGCAGAAGGTGGATAAGCCAGGGGCTCCCGTGGCTGACGACGCCGTCGTTCGTTTGCTGGGAGACGACATGCGCTACGTCTCGCGTGGCGGACTGAAGCTCGAAGGCGCGTTGAAATCCTTTGGCATTTCGGTGGAAGGCCGTCCGTGCGCGGACATCGGAGCGTCTACCGGCGGCTTTACGGACTGCATGTTGCAGCACGGAGCCCCCACCGTGGTCGCCGTGGACACCGGCTACGGCCAGATTGCACACAAGCTTCGTGTGGATACGCGCGTCACGCTGCATGAGAAGACGAACGCCCGTCTGCTGCCCGCAGGTGCGTTGGTCACCGAGCCACGTGTGCAGTTCTTCGCCATGGACGTCAGCTTTATCTCAGGAACACTGGTAATTCCTGCCGTGGTGCGGGCGCTGGCTCCGGCAGGGGAGCGTTGGCAGGGCGAGGCGGTGCTGCTGGTGAAACCGCAGTTCGAAGCAGGCCGCGAGCATGTAGGCAAGGGCGGCATCGTGCGTGATCCGGCAGCGCACCAACTGGCGATTGAGCGCATCCGCGAGTGCGTGCTGGAGCTTGGCGGCGAGGCTGTCGCGTTGATTGATTCGCCGATTCTAGGCACCGAAGGCAACAAAGAGTTCCTGCTCCACGCACGCTTCGCATGA
- a CDS encoding NAD(+)/NADH kinase: MPRAAIISKPQKPELEELLPELTAWLAAHGFECTLDLQTAEYLGKPELGVGREQIASKRHQIVITLGGDGTLLSAARAFAHTGTPILGINLGSLGFLTEVPVSEMYITLEAWLNGTAVLDSRWLMQTELIRDGEVFRRFEALNDVVLAKGAIARMGEFAIELDSQAVARFKADGVIIATPTGSTAYTLAANGPILMPTVDAMVMTAICPHLLTIRPIVVPGHSKISVTVDVVPHETYLTVDGQEAVELLLGDRIDCCRSESSIRLLRLHENGLFNVLRSKLSWGER; the protein is encoded by the coding sequence ATGCCACGCGCCGCCATCATTTCCAAGCCGCAGAAGCCTGAGCTCGAAGAGCTATTGCCGGAGTTGACGGCATGGCTGGCCGCGCACGGCTTCGAGTGTACGCTCGATCTGCAGACGGCCGAGTACCTCGGCAAGCCCGAGCTAGGAGTGGGCCGTGAGCAGATCGCGAGCAAGCGGCACCAGATCGTCATCACCCTTGGTGGAGACGGCACGCTGCTCTCCGCAGCCCGCGCGTTTGCGCATACGGGCACGCCGATTCTGGGCATCAATCTAGGCTCGCTGGGCTTTCTCACCGAGGTCCCTGTCTCCGAGATGTACATAACGCTGGAGGCCTGGCTGAACGGGACGGCGGTGCTCGACTCCCGCTGGCTCATGCAGACGGAACTGATTCGCGACGGCGAGGTCTTCCGCAGGTTTGAAGCGCTGAACGATGTGGTGCTCGCCAAGGGAGCCATCGCGCGTATGGGGGAGTTTGCGATTGAGCTCGACTCGCAGGCTGTGGCTCGCTTCAAGGCAGATGGTGTGATCATCGCGACGCCGACAGGCTCCACCGCGTACACGCTTGCGGCAAACGGTCCGATCCTGATGCCGACGGTCGATGCGATGGTGATGACGGCCATCTGTCCGCACCTGCTGACCATTCGCCCAATCGTCGTGCCGGGGCACTCGAAGATTTCAGTCACCGTGGACGTTGTGCCGCACGAGACCTATCTGACCGTCGACGGACAGGAGGCGGTGGAGCTTCTTCTAGGAGACCGCATCGACTGTTGCCGCTCGGAGAGCTCGATTCGTCTGCTCAGACTGCATGAGAACGGCTTGTTCAACGTGCTGCGTTCGAAGCTCAGCTGGGGAGAACGGTAG
- a CDS encoding SDR family oxidoreductase, protein MIAVTGATGHLGRLAVEALLTRIPASEIVAIVRTPTKAADLAAKGVTVRTGDYNQPEPLASALSGVSKLLLVSSSEVGQRFAQHKATIDAAKAAGVTFIAYTSILNADTTPALLAEEHKATEEYLRSAGVDFALLRNGWYTENHTASLPASVAHGAVIGVAGDGRFATATRADYAEAAAVVLSTEGHNGKAYELAGDTSYNYTEFAAEAAKVSGKPVVYARLSEADYEAALTGFGLPAPLAHILADADAAAGKGMLDTTSRDLSQLIGRPTTPWQETVAATLKS, encoded by the coding sequence ATGATCGCAGTCACCGGAGCCACAGGCCACCTCGGCCGCCTCGCCGTCGAAGCTCTTCTCACACGCATTCCTGCCAGCGAGATTGTCGCTATTGTCCGCACCCCGACCAAGGCCGCAGACCTCGCGGCCAAGGGCGTCACCGTCCGCACAGGCGACTACAACCAGCCGGAGCCCCTTGCGTCTGCACTGTCCGGCGTCAGCAAGCTTCTGCTCGTCTCTTCCAGTGAAGTCGGCCAGCGCTTTGCGCAGCACAAGGCCACGATTGACGCCGCCAAGGCTGCAGGCGTCACCTTCATCGCCTACACCAGCATTCTGAACGCGGACACTACGCCAGCACTGCTCGCCGAAGAGCACAAAGCTACCGAAGAGTACCTCCGTTCGGCTGGTGTAGATTTCGCTCTGCTCCGCAACGGCTGGTACACCGAGAACCATACGGCAAGTCTGCCTGCCTCGGTCGCGCATGGAGCCGTTATCGGAGTCGCAGGCGATGGCCGCTTTGCCACCGCTACGCGCGCTGACTACGCCGAGGCCGCAGCCGTCGTCCTGAGCACGGAAGGCCACAACGGCAAGGCCTACGAACTTGCGGGAGACACCAGCTACAACTACACGGAGTTCGCCGCCGAAGCCGCCAAGGTCTCAGGCAAGCCCGTTGTTTACGCTCGCCTCTCCGAGGCCGACTACGAGGCAGCGCTCACCGGCTTTGGCCTGCCCGCGCCTCTCGCGCACATCCTCGCTGACGCCGATGCCGCAGCAGGCAAGGGTATGCTCGACACCACCTCGCGCGACCTCAGCCAGCTTATCGGCCGCCCCACCACGCCGTGGCAGGAGACCGTCGCCGCGACGCTGAAGAGCTAA
- a CDS encoding helix-turn-helix domain-containing protein, whose translation MKTGLVSRVRGRRGNLLASECPSRTVLDHVTSRWGVLVLVQLLEGERRFSALAREIGGVSEKMLAQTLQQLEADGFVAREVVPSVPPKVSYSLTPLGSSIAEHVRELALWIEANLPQVMRQRARYAERKAALVGA comes from the coding sequence ATGAAGACTGGACTGGTAAGCAGGGTGAGAGGGCGGCGCGGGAACCTGCTCGCATCGGAGTGTCCTTCGCGGACGGTGCTGGACCATGTTACGTCGCGTTGGGGCGTGCTGGTGCTGGTGCAGTTGCTGGAAGGCGAGCGCCGCTTCAGCGCACTGGCCAGGGAGATCGGCGGTGTAAGCGAGAAGATGCTTGCGCAGACGCTGCAGCAACTGGAGGCTGACGGTTTTGTCGCGCGCGAGGTCGTACCGTCCGTGCCGCCGAAGGTGTCGTACAGCCTGACGCCGCTGGGCAGCAGCATTGCGGAGCATGTAAGGGAACTGGCCCTCTGGATTGAGGCGAATCTGCCGCAGGTGATGCGTCAGAGAGCACGCTACGCGGAGCGCAAGGCCGCGCTTGTCGGGGCTTAG